Proteins found in one Clostridia bacterium genomic segment:
- a CDS encoding MmgE/PrpD family protein yields MAEAGSVIELLVDNILGTRFEDLDPETVQWAKIRVADILGCVVAGARAPGNAELVELVKGWGGKEEASILVYGGRVPVASAALVNCVLARSLDFGPVHPVVEGRGIPGHISETTIPTALALAEAVGADGKEFLAALAVGEDLAARVLAASGFHLGQGWDCIGTVNTLAVVAMAGRLMGLNREQLRNAFGLALNQLAGSLENVWDSVTAFKLLQGLAARAGIFSAELAGAGWKGPKDPLFGRYGYFSLYTSGCVDPGALTRNLGRKFYTDSCIKPYPCCRGTHAAIDCALALVQKHGIRPEEIEAVTLLLPPQGLGSFVARPFALGEFPQADALFSCRYTVAVALLRGSVVPEHFAPAAIADPQVGALATGMELAALEEGRRAAAGLRVKLKDGREYVEYAAVPRGDRFSNPLTETEVREKFSQNLSFGGADPAKGGEIWSAVQAMEQVSQVAGIVEALAVV; encoded by the coding sequence ATGGCTGAGGCGGGAAGCGTCATTGAGCTGCTGGTAGACAACATACTGGGGACGCGTTTTGAGGATCTTGATCCGGAAACCGTCCAGTGGGCCAAGATCCGGGTGGCCGATATCCTGGGATGCGTGGTGGCCGGAGCCAGGGCGCCGGGCAACGCCGAATTGGTGGAACTGGTGAAAGGCTGGGGGGGCAAAGAGGAGGCGTCTATCCTGGTTTACGGCGGCCGGGTGCCCGTTGCCAGCGCCGCCCTGGTAAACTGCGTGCTGGCCAGATCCCTGGACTTCGGCCCGGTACACCCGGTGGTAGAGGGCAGGGGCATACCGGGGCACATCAGCGAGACTACCATCCCTACGGCCCTGGCCCTGGCCGAGGCCGTGGGCGCAGACGGGAAAGAGTTCCTTGCCGCCCTGGCGGTCGGAGAGGACCTGGCCGCCCGGGTTCTGGCTGCCTCCGGCTTCCACCTGGGCCAGGGCTGGGACTGTATCGGCACGGTGAATACTCTGGCCGTGGTGGCCATGGCCGGGCGGCTGATGGGTCTGAACCGGGAGCAGCTTCGGAACGCCTTCGGGTTGGCGTTGAATCAGTTAGCGGGCAGTTTAGAAAACGTCTGGGATTCGGTCACTGCCTTCAAGCTGCTACAGGGACTGGCGGCCCGGGCCGGCATATTTTCGGCAGAATTGGCCGGGGCCGGATGGAAAGGGCCCAAGGACCCGCTCTTCGGCCGTTACGGGTACTTCAGCCTCTACACTTCGGGCTGCGTTGACCCCGGGGCGCTCACGAGGAATCTGGGCCGGAAGTTCTACACCGACTCCTGCATCAAGCCCTATCCCTGCTGTCGGGGTACCCACGCGGCCATAGACTGCGCTCTAGCTCTGGTCCAAAAGCATGGCATCAGGCCGGAAGAGATCGAGGCGGTAACCCTGTTGCTACCGCCCCAGGGGCTCGGGTCTTTTGTCGCGCGGCCCTTTGCCCTGGGTGAGTTTCCCCAGGCGGACGCGCTCTTCAGCTGCCGTTACACCGTGGCCGTGGCCCTTCTGCGCGGCAGCGTCGTCCCCGAGCACTTCGCTCCGGCGGCCATCGCCGACCCTCAGGTTGGCGCCCTGGCGACAGGGATGGAACTGGCGGCCCTGGAGGAAGGACGGCGGGCGGCTGCCGGGCTGCGGGTCAAGCTGAAGGACGGGCGGGAATACGTGGAGTACGCCGCCGTACCCCGTGGGGACCGCTTTTCCAATCCCCTGACCGAGACGGAGGTAAGGGAAAAGTTCAGCCAAAACCTCTCGTTTGGCGGGGCAGACCCGGCGAAGGGAGGGGAGATCTGGAGTGCGGTCCAGGCGATGGAACAGGTGTCGCAGGTAGCAGGGATCGTCGAAGCATTGGCCGTGGTGTAA
- a CDS encoding TRAP transporter small permease, with protein MTGNTEGTPEARQRMSWFEQVLFYPNAFVVACLVAMMLITSVDVFLRFCFDRPIVGVAEIIIPLMICAGFGGMAWCGWQDGHVKVDLLAQNLSRKARLVLRLLNYVVVAVLTAIMGTETIGEALAVRRIGVASDLLHIPEYPFYLVIAVCYLLLAVATAIMAVQTATGRRAV; from the coding sequence GTGACGGGCAACACTGAAGGGACGCCTGAAGCCCGGCAGAGAATGTCCTGGTTCGAGCAAGTCCTGTTTTACCCCAACGCCTTTGTGGTAGCGTGCCTGGTGGCCATGATGCTGATCACCAGCGTAGACGTCTTCCTGCGCTTCTGCTTTGATCGGCCCATTGTGGGAGTGGCGGAGATCATCATACCCCTGATGATCTGCGCCGGCTTCGGGGGCATGGCCTGGTGCGGCTGGCAGGACGGACACGTGAAGGTAGATCTGCTGGCGCAAAACCTGTCCAGAAAAGCACGGCTGGTCCTGCGCCTGCTGAACTACGTGGTAGTAGCCGTCCTGACCGCCATTATGGGAACCGAAACTATCGGGGAGGCCCTGGCCGTGCGCCGGATCGGCGTGGCTTCGGACCTCCTCCACATACCGGAGTATCCGTTCTATCTGGTGATAGCCGTCTGCTACCTCTTGCTGGCCGTGGCTACCGCGATCATGGCGGTGCAGACGGCCACGGGGAGGCGAGCGGTATGA
- a CDS encoding TRAP transporter large permease, with protein sequence MSPEIIGAIGLAILLVLVFLRVWVGFAMAAVGFLGLLYFNGWGKAVSVLTTEPHGQVASLTFVTVPLFILMGALVSNTGLAKDLYEAACRWIGGVRGGLAAATVAACAFFAAVSGSSMATAATLGKVAYPEMRRYKYNDRLAAGACAAGGTIGILIPPSLGFIVYGLITQQSIGRLFLAGIIPGILQAIFYMVTITLLCRRNPALGPAVPEMARVSFTRKLSAMGLAGPVLLIFVVTIGGIYLGVFTPTEAGAIGALASLVVGLAARRLGWREFRGAAMETAQATAMIVAMLVGAFIFARFLAVSKLPIMLSEVLQTSHLGTGGFLAFVIVLCLILGCFFDVNAAIMLTLPIIYPSVVALGIDPIWFGVLVVRLNEIGLITPPIGMNCFVISGSLGVPTSTVFRGIWPFLIADAFHVALLIAVPELSLYLAR encoded by the coding sequence ATGAGCCCGGAAATAATCGGCGCGATCGGCCTGGCCATCCTCCTGGTTCTGGTGTTTCTCCGGGTCTGGGTGGGGTTCGCCATGGCCGCGGTAGGCTTTCTGGGCCTGCTTTACTTCAACGGCTGGGGCAAGGCGGTGAGCGTGCTCACCACCGAGCCTCACGGCCAGGTGGCGAGTCTGACCTTCGTCACCGTGCCGCTCTTCATCCTCATGGGGGCGCTGGTTTCCAACACGGGACTGGCCAAAGACCTTTATGAAGCGGCCTGCCGCTGGATAGGAGGAGTGCGGGGCGGTTTGGCCGCGGCCACGGTGGCGGCTTGCGCTTTCTTCGCCGCCGTGTCCGGCTCCAGCATGGCCACCGCCGCTACCCTGGGCAAGGTAGCCTATCCGGAAATGAGACGTTACAAGTACAACGACCGCCTGGCCGCCGGAGCCTGCGCGGCCGGGGGAACGATCGGGATCCTCATACCGCCGAGCCTGGGGTTTATCGTGTACGGTCTCATTACCCAGCAGTCTATCGGCAGGCTGTTCCTCGCCGGGATAATCCCGGGCATACTGCAGGCCATATTCTATATGGTTACGATCACCCTGCTTTGCCGGCGCAATCCGGCCCTGGGGCCAGCGGTGCCGGAGATGGCCCGGGTCAGCTTCACGCGCAAGCTGTCCGCCATGGGCCTGGCCGGGCCGGTGCTCTTGATCTTCGTGGTAACCATCGGGGGCATTTACCTGGGCGTATTTACTCCCACCGAAGCGGGAGCCATAGGGGCCCTGGCCAGCCTGGTAGTGGGCCTGGCCGCGCGGCGTCTGGGCTGGCGGGAATTTCGGGGCGCAGCCATGGAAACCGCCCAGGCTACGGCCATGATCGTGGCCATGCTGGTAGGAGCTTTCATCTTCGCTCGCTTCCTGGCGGTGAGCAAGCTGCCCATAATGCTCAGCGAGGTGCTGCAGACCAGCCATCTGGGCACCGGGGGCTTCCTCGCCTTTGTAATCGTGCTCTGCCTCATACTCGGGTGCTTTTTCGACGTAAACGCGGCCATCATGCTCACCCTGCCCATCATCTATCCCTCGGTAGTAGCTCTGGGCATCGACCCCATCTGGTTCGGAGTGCTGGTGGTGAGGCTTAACGAGATCGGCCTAATTACTCCGCCCATCGGCATGAACTGTTTTGTGATCAGTGGCTCGCTGGGCGTGCCCACCAGTACGGTGTTTCGGGGCATATGGCCGTTCCTGATCGCGGATGCCTTTCACGTCGCCTTGCTGATAGCCGTGCCCGAACTATCCTTGTATCTGGCACGCTAG
- the dctP gene encoding TRAP transporter substrate-binding protein DctP, which translates to MQRTLYAVLVAVLSLGLVFGGLAGCGRSGSEGQPSGGQTGESSQPVIELKYADWHTTAMNLGKKNEETIKKLEERSNGRIKVVPYFGETLLKSSDLFRGVATGQADIALYMHGLTPGVHVLNEVFKLPLGFRNLKQAQEGYNKILEMFPELQQENEKAGVRWLAIRPMPAYNVNMVDKLVRVPADLKGKTVKAAAMFARIVAGAGGGVTDVPPGDVYSAAERGVITGQICPPMALTDFKTDEVFKCHTFLEPNFAVYGLMGFIINLETWNKLSPDLQQLLVEVFQEGCDAINDMNVQEIQDVKAKWGGDPNRKVAEITPEEAKVWEEAAQDYVEEWIKNAEAKGWDARKVYEGARQVAAEMNKQ; encoded by the coding sequence ATGCAGAGGACGCTTTACGCGGTACTGGTGGCGGTTCTCAGCCTGGGCCTAGTTTTCGGCGGGTTGGCCGGTTGTGGTCGGTCGGGCTCGGAGGGTCAGCCGAGCGGAGGCCAGACCGGCGAGAGCTCCCAGCCGGTCATCGAGCTGAAGTATGCCGACTGGCACACTACCGCTATGAACCTGGGCAAGAAGAACGAGGAGACTATCAAGAAGCTGGAGGAGCGCAGCAACGGCCGCATCAAGGTGGTGCCGTATTTCGGCGAAACCCTTTTGAAGAGCAGCGATCTCTTCAGGGGAGTGGCTACGGGACAAGCGGATATCGCGCTCTACATGCACGGCCTCACTCCCGGTGTGCATGTGCTTAACGAGGTCTTCAAGCTGCCTCTGGGCTTCCGGAACCTGAAGCAGGCCCAAGAGGGCTACAACAAGATACTGGAGATGTTCCCCGAACTCCAGCAGGAGAACGAGAAGGCCGGGGTGCGCTGGCTGGCCATAAGGCCCATGCCGGCCTACAACGTGAACATGGTCGACAAGCTGGTGAGGGTTCCGGCGGACCTCAAGGGGAAGACGGTTAAGGCCGCGGCCATGTTTGCCCGGATCGTAGCCGGTGCGGGCGGAGGCGTGACCGATGTGCCGCCGGGCGACGTTTACAGCGCCGCGGAAAGAGGGGTAATCACCGGCCAGATTTGCCCGCCGATGGCGCTGACCGATTTCAAGACGGATGAGGTGTTCAAGTGCCATACCTTCCTCGAACCCAATTTTGCCGTGTACGGGCTGATGGGCTTTATCATCAACCTGGAGACCTGGAACAAGCTCTCTCCCGACTTGCAGCAACTGCTGGTGGAGGTTTTCCAGGAAGGTTGCGACGCTATCAACGACATGAATGTGCAGGAGATCCAGGACGTGAAGGCCAAGTGGGGCGGCGATCCCAACCGCAAGGTGGCGGAGATCACTCCTGAGGAAGCCAAGGTATGGGAAGAGGCCGCCCAGGACTACGTCGAGGAATGGATCAAGAACGCCGAGGCTAAGGGCTGGGACGCCCGGAAGGTATACGAAGGGGCGAGACAGGTAGCGGCGGAAATGAACAAGCAGTAA